Proteins co-encoded in one Methylomonas albis genomic window:
- a CDS encoding sigma-54-dependent Fis family transcriptional regulator: MDIALHLPHNVKIIKEACAFKPTLEFEVDRPIQAWRWMAQTRCVPDHADWVRPEVSESWRRCLEDYQLPLGNYARWDHLRFISDPELLISPDAQSISEMLSHLGHQFDVFLKEAGVMLVLTDAEGRLLQVLGENPFASPFMLSLYEKHSRWSEAVLGNNGIGTAAQLKKPIAFQGMEHFLSLLHPFTTVGYPLLDQHNNISAVIGLISDRQESMNSLFAFLHLLCVLLNTNLPLTQSPVAQARVLEKIPFKLAKKPPSQHESAISEQLTALVAKAVKLQNHKIPMLITGESGVGKDHFVNLLKNAGPRKNQPLIAINCASIPHDLIESELFGYEAGSFTGARNAGKPGKFLLADKGILFLDEIGDMSLDLQSTLLRVLETSEFTPVGGSKPIKVDVQIVAATNVPLLEAVEAGRFRRDLYYRLNGAQIHLPPLRERDDKLGIIHHILQRELANLPNPQAIRICPSVITLIEQHPWPGNIRQLINVIRATVYTAGDTLITRQDLPLDFVEELAKVVPAIDNIALDNIPPYALSVVPGRAMTLEDWELYGIKASLRECGGNISLAAKNLGITRTTLYRKIERFGLDKIDWREHSQAG, from the coding sequence ATGGATATTGCCTTGCATTTGCCCCACAACGTAAAAATTATCAAAGAAGCTTGCGCTTTCAAACCCACGCTGGAGTTTGAAGTTGACCGACCGATACAGGCCTGGCGTTGGATGGCGCAAACCCGTTGCGTCCCGGATCATGCCGATTGGGTGCGTCCGGAAGTTTCCGAATCCTGGCGCCGTTGCTTGGAGGACTATCAATTGCCCTTGGGCAATTATGCGCGCTGGGATCATCTGCGCTTCATAAGCGATCCGGAGCTGCTTATAAGCCCCGATGCGCAAAGCATTTCGGAGATGCTCAGCCATTTGGGCCACCAATTCGACGTGTTTCTGAAAGAAGCCGGGGTCATGCTGGTCTTGACCGATGCCGAAGGCCGCTTATTACAAGTGTTGGGTGAAAATCCGTTTGCCAGTCCGTTTATGCTGAGTTTGTATGAAAAACACAGTCGCTGGAGCGAAGCGGTTTTAGGCAATAACGGCATCGGCACTGCCGCGCAGCTGAAAAAGCCGATTGCCTTTCAAGGCATGGAGCATTTTTTAAGCCTGCTACATCCCTTCACCACAGTCGGCTACCCCTTATTGGACCAACACAACAATATATCGGCTGTGATTGGTTTGATCAGCGATAGGCAAGAAAGCATGAATTCGCTTTTCGCCTTTCTCCACTTATTGTGTGTGCTGTTGAATACCAATCTGCCCTTAACCCAAAGCCCGGTAGCTCAGGCGCGGGTACTGGAAAAAATACCGTTCAAGCTGGCAAAAAAACCACCCAGCCAGCACGAATCGGCGATTTCCGAGCAGTTGACAGCCTTGGTTGCGAAGGCCGTCAAACTGCAAAACCACAAGATACCGATGTTGATCACCGGCGAATCGGGTGTGGGTAAGGATCACTTCGTCAACCTACTGAAAAACGCCGGACCACGGAAGAATCAGCCACTGATCGCCATCAATTGCGCGTCGATTCCGCACGACTTGATCGAAAGCGAATTGTTCGGTTACGAAGCCGGCAGCTTCACCGGCGCCCGCAACGCCGGCAAGCCGGGAAAATTCTTGCTTGCGGACAAAGGCATCCTGTTTCTGGACGAAATCGGCGATATGAGCCTGGATTTACAATCGACTTTACTGCGGGTGCTGGAAACCTCGGAATTCACGCCGGTCGGCGGCAGTAAGCCGATTAAGGTAGACGTACAAATCGTCGCCGCCACCAACGTCCCCTTGCTGGAAGCCGTCGAAGCCGGCCGTTTTCGCCGCGACCTGTATTACCGGCTGAACGGCGCACAAATTCATCTACCGCCCTTGCGCGAGCGCGACGACAAACTCGGCATCATTCATCACATATTGCAACGCGAGTTGGCCAATCTGCCCAATCCTCAGGCAATCAGGATTTGTCCCAGTGTCATTACCTTAATAGAGCAGCATCCATGGCCCGGTAATATTCGGCAATTAATCAATGTGATCCGGGCCACGGTCTACACTGCCGGCGACACGCTGATTACCCGGCAGGATTTGCCCTTGGATTTTGTCGAAGAACTGGCCAAAGTAGTGCCGGCTATCGACAATATAGCCTTGGATAATATACCGCCTTACGCGCTGTCGGTAGTTCCCGGCCGGGCTATGACTCTGGAAGATTGGGAGTTGTACGGCATAAAAGCCAGCTTGCGGGAATGCGGGGGAAATATCTCATTGGCGGCAAAAAACTTAGGGATAACCCGCACCACTTTGTATCGGAAAATCGAACGATTCGGTCTGGATAAAATCGATTGGCGGGAGCATTCACAAGCCGGCTAA
- the groEL gene encoding chaperonin GroEL: MSKQIIYNPEARQRLLQGINAVARAASVTLGSAGPAVMIQHRTDGIIPIFTRDGVTVANSIVMEDRIADLGARMLRDVAGSVSREVGDGTTTAIVLAQSLAVEALKCVAAGFHPLQLQKGMEVALILVEQHLKKTAVTASTDDWVEKITLVASKGEAGVGKLLKQALAELGEAGTLTFQLGNGREDQLEIVEGIHYEQGFLSPYFITDKTRAEAVLERPYILLYDREISDFMELVPILEEVAAEGRPLLVIAEAVAEKALTGLLLNHVRGIFKVVAVKPPGFGDNRINRLSDLALLTGGTAILEGHAMRLEDVSLAQLGQAQRAVIAEGSTTIVGAVGARESVNTRIAALRAELALVRARKPGEGSATGNLHESEELEQRISVLSGKTGTFNVGGITDMEIKERLVRIENAYLSAKAALEEGVLPGGGVGLLRCMVALEAVIAENAEQQQGITIVKHALGAPLRQLLSNCGLNSEEVLMRLSSQADPAFAIDMQLLNYGHFLDIGVIDPVKVVRMALRNAVSVVATLISSETVIMDVPDLSIMADFSPEWAAATREDPRL, encoded by the coding sequence ATGAGTAAACAAATTATTTACAACCCGGAGGCTCGGCAGCGTTTGCTGCAAGGCATCAATGCGGTGGCGCGAGCGGCCAGCGTTACCTTGGGTAGCGCGGGTCCCGCCGTGATGATTCAACATCGGACCGACGGCATCATACCCATCTTTACTCGGGATGGCGTCACCGTTGCCAACTCCATAGTCATGGAAGATCGTATTGCCGATTTAGGTGCACGCATGCTGCGGGATGTGGCCGGCTCGGTGTCCCGCGAAGTCGGCGACGGCACCACCACGGCAATTGTTCTGGCGCAAAGTTTGGCTGTCGAAGCCCTGAAATGCGTGGCGGCCGGTTTTCATCCCCTGCAATTGCAAAAGGGGATGGAAGTGGCGCTGATCTTGGTGGAACAGCACTTGAAAAAAACCGCTGTCACTGCAAGCACGGATGACTGGGTCGAAAAAATTACCTTAGTCGCCAGCAAAGGCGAAGCCGGTGTCGGCAAACTGTTGAAACAAGCCCTGGCCGAGCTTGGCGAAGCCGGCACATTGACCTTCCAACTCGGCAATGGCCGAGAAGACCAGCTGGAGATTGTGGAAGGCATCCATTACGAACAGGGCTTTTTGTCGCCGTATTTTATTACCGATAAAACCAGGGCCGAAGCCGTTTTGGAGCGGCCCTATATCCTGCTGTATGACCGGGAAATCAGTGACTTCATGGAGCTGGTGCCTATTCTGGAAGAAGTGGCTGCTGAAGGCCGCCCCCTCCTGGTGATCGCTGAAGCGGTGGCCGAGAAGGCTTTGACAGGCTTGCTGCTGAATCATGTCCGCGGTATTTTCAAAGTGGTAGCAGTCAAGCCGCCCGGCTTTGGTGACAACCGCATCAATAGACTGAGCGATTTGGCGTTGTTAACCGGTGGCACGGCTATCTTGGAAGGGCATGCCATGCGGCTGGAAGATGTCTCACTGGCGCAGCTGGGTCAGGCCCAACGCGCGGTAATTGCAGAAGGCAGCACGACTATCGTTGGTGCGGTTGGTGCGCGCGAGTCGGTAAACACGCGCATAGCAGCGTTACGCGCTGAGTTGGCGCTGGTTCGCGCCCGTAAGCCCGGCGAAGGTTCAGCCACCGGAAATCTACACGAATCGGAAGAGCTGGAACAGCGTATCTCGGTTTTGTCAGGTAAGACCGGTACCTTTAATGTCGGTGGGATCACCGATATGGAGATCAAAGAACGTCTGGTGCGGATCGAAAATGCGTATTTGTCTGCCAAGGCCGCGCTGGAAGAAGGTGTTTTGCCCGGCGGCGGCGTAGGTTTGTTGCGTTGCATGGTCGCGTTAGAAGCGGTTATTGCCGAAAACGCTGAGCAGCAGCAAGGCATCACCATCGTCAAACATGCGCTGGGCGCACCGCTAAGACAATTGTTGAGTAATTGCGGCCTGAACAGTGAAGAAGTTTTGATGCGCTTATCCTCGCAAGCAGACCCGGCGTTTGCCATCGATATGCAGTTGCTGAATTACGGGCATTTTCTGGACATTGGCGTTATCGACCCCGTTAAAGTTGTGCGCATGGCCTTACGTAACGCGGTAAGCGTGGTTGCCACTTTGATCAGCAGCGAGACCGTGATCATGGACGTGCCGGATTTATCCATCATGGCCGACTTTTCGCCCGAATGGGCCGCCGCCACCCGCGAAGATCCGCGCCTTTAA
- the mmoC gene encoding aromatic/alkene monooxygenase hydroxylase FAD-binding subunit MmoC yields the protein MSTHQIKIITQDGESLCFECYEDEDVITAAVRQDIYLMSSCREGGCATCKGFCAEGDYVLGKCSSQALPYEEEEAGEVLLCRCYPTTDLDVEVPYTYDRISFSPEGMMFEAEVLELSQISINVMKFLLRRTGDDKTIKFESGQFFDLEIPGTTITRSYSPANTANKTGDLEFLIRVVDGGKFSEYLKNDAKVGQRLHVKGPSGIFGLKENGFTPRYFVAGGTGLAPILSMVRRMQEWEEPQKCIIYFGVNTEAEIFHLDELNQLAAQMPTLELRNCVWKCSDDWHCEKGSVVDILRRDLQDTGAKPDLYLCGPPGMVDATFAVCAEMGIPKERIYLEKFLPSGSS from the coding sequence ATGAGTACCCATCAAATTAAAATTATTACCCAAGATGGTGAATCCCTTTGTTTTGAGTGTTACGAAGACGAGGACGTCATCACCGCCGCCGTGCGACAGGACATCTATTTGATGTCATCCTGCCGGGAAGGCGGTTGCGCGACTTGCAAAGGTTTTTGTGCGGAAGGCGATTATGTTTTGGGTAAATGCAGTTCGCAGGCATTGCCGTATGAAGAAGAGGAAGCCGGGGAAGTCCTGTTATGCCGTTGCTATCCTACGACCGATTTAGACGTTGAAGTGCCTTATACCTACGACAGAATTTCATTTTCGCCCGAAGGTATGATGTTTGAAGCGGAAGTACTTGAGTTGTCGCAAATCTCCATCAACGTCATGAAGTTTTTGCTTCGGCGCACGGGCGACGACAAAACCATTAAATTCGAGTCAGGGCAATTTTTTGATCTGGAAATACCCGGCACCACGATAACCCGCTCCTATTCACCGGCTAACACCGCCAATAAAACTGGTGATTTGGAATTTTTGATTCGCGTCGTCGACGGTGGCAAATTTTCAGAGTATTTGAAAAATGATGCCAAAGTGGGGCAGAGATTGCATGTCAAAGGTCCGTCGGGCATTTTCGGCTTGAAAGAAAACGGCTTTACCCCGCGCTATTTTGTAGCCGGCGGTACCGGTCTGGCGCCGATATTGTCGATGGTGCGGCGGATGCAGGAATGGGAAGAACCGCAAAAGTGCATCATCTATTTCGGCGTCAATACCGAAGCCGAAATTTTCCATCTGGATGAGTTGAATCAATTAGCCGCGCAAATGCCGACGTTAGAACTAAGAAACTGCGTTTGGAAATGTTCGGATGATTGGCATTGTGAAAAAGGCAGTGTGGTGGACATCCTGCGCCGCGATTTGCAGGATACCGGTGCCAAGCCGGATTTATACCTGTGCGGGCCGCCTGGCATGGTCGACGCAACCTTTGCGGTGTGTGCCGAAATGGGGATACCCAAGGAACGCATCTATCTTGAAAAATTCCTGCCTAGCGGGTCGTCGTAA
- the mmoD gene encoding soluble methane monooxygenase-binding protein MmoD, translating to MDFFSNFKSAVTPAFPSEADNLTTLYDIEPYTAFTEDLEFMWRWTIYRDQKLVQEGCSLTLDASKRAVDHVLAFFSVSTKSQSHGE from the coding sequence ATGGATTTTTTCTCTAATTTTAAGTCGGCGGTAACGCCCGCTTTTCCGAGTGAAGCCGACAATCTCACCACGCTATACGACATCGAACCCTATACAGCTTTTACTGAAGATCTGGAGTTTATGTGGCGCTGGACCATCTATCGTGACCAAAAGCTGGTCCAGGAGGGTTGTTCCTTAACCCTGGATGCTTCAAAGCGCGCAGTTGATCATGTTCTGGCTTTTTTTAGCGTGTCGACCAAAAGCCAGTCTCATGGAGAATGA